DNA sequence from the Schistocerca serialis cubense isolate TAMUIC-IGC-003099 chromosome 9, iqSchSeri2.2, whole genome shotgun sequence genome:
aactaaacgagcagcgatagaaatacaccatttgttgcaatatgcttgggacaacagcacattttcaggcagacaaactttcgaaagccgaccaaagtggccgtgcggttaaaggcgctgcagtctggaaccgtaagacctctacggtcgcaggttcgaatcctgcctcgggcatggatgtttgtgatgtccttaggttagttaggtttaactagttctaagttctaggggactaatgacctcagcagttgagtcccatagtgctcagagccaaactttcgaaattacagtggttacaattttcaacaacagatggcgctgcaagtgatgtgaaagatatagaagacaacgcagtctgtgggtgcgccattctgtacgtcgtctttctgctgtaagcgtgtgctgttcacaacgtgcaagtgtgctgtagacaacatggtttattccttagaacagaggatttttctggtgttggaattccaccgcctagaacacagtgttgttgcaacaagacgaagttttcaacggaggtttaatgtaaccaaaggaccgaaaagcgatacaataaaggatctgtttgaaaaatttcaacggactgggaacgtgacggatgaacatgctggaaaggtagggcgaccgcatatggcaaccacagagggcaatgcgcagctagtgcagcaggtgatccaacagcggcctcgggtttccgttcgccgtgttgcagctgcggtccaaatgacgccaacgtccacgtatcgtctcatgcgccagagtttacacctctatccatacaaaattcagacgcggcaacccctcagcgccactgcacgagagacattcgctaacgatatagtgcacaggattgatgacggcgatatgcatgtgggcagcatttggtttactgacgaagcttatttttacctggacggcttcgtcaataaacagaactggcgcatatggggaaccgaaaagccccatgttgcagtcccatcgtccctgcatcctcaaaaagtactggtctgggccgccatttcttccaaaggaatcattggcccatttttcagatccgaaacgattactgcatcacgctatctggacattcttcgtgaatttgtggcggtacaaactgccttagacgacactgcaaacacctcgtggtttatgcaagatggtgcccggccacatcccacggccgacgtctttaatttcctgaatgaatatttcgatgatcgtgtgactgctttgggctatccgaaacatacaggaggcggcgtggattggcctccctattcgccagacatgaacccctgtgacttctttctgtggggacacttgaaagaccaggtgtaccgccagaatccagaaacaattgaacagctgaagcagtacatctcatctgcatttgaagccattccgccagaaacgttgtcaaaggtttcgggtaatttcattcagagactacgccatattattgctacgcatggtggatatgtggaaaatatcgtactatagagtttcccagaccgcagcgccatctgttgttgaaaattgtaactactgtaatttcgaaagtttgtctgcctgaaaatgtaatgttgtcccaagcatattgcaacaaacggtgtatttctatcgctgctcgtttagtttttattgccgtttcaaatataccggtcatttttgaaacaccctgtagatttgtatgtttctcatcttgacagttgatCTTGATAGGAATTCAgatatatttacttcgtcttctttggtgaaggagtttcagaaaattttgtttaataactctgctttagtggcactgtcatcagtgacttcaccgttgttatcgcacagtttgctttatgtatgacaagaatctctttgggttttctgccagatttcgagacagagttttgttgtggaaattaatgaaagcatctcgcattgaagaacgcactatatttctaacttctgcaaaacttttccagtcttgaggattttgcgttcttttaaatttgtcatgcttttttctctgcttctgcaacagcgatctgacccgttttgtgtaccatgggggatcagtaccatcacttattaatttatgttgtatgTATCCATCAATTGCTGTCGACacaatctctttgaaatcattccacgacTTTTCAACGCTTACACAATCAGATCGGAATGAGTGCAGACTGTCACTTAAAAAGGCGCtaaaagcatttttatcagctttttaaaatagatatactttgggtttctttttgatggttgtaggagtaaCGGTATTCAGATATAAGGATCATCCACTGCGGAGTCTTGTTTTCAGAAATGTGTGACGAACGGTGCACTCTGAAAACCTTGTGTCGGCCCAAGCGTTGTACTCTGTCCTCAGATCTGCCACAGCAAGCTGCCTATCCTGCTGTACAGATTGGGCAAGCATCCATCCTTCATCTTCTGAAGTagggcgtggacgtccaacactctCCCATTATTCGGCAACCACTTCCCATAGGTTCTTGCGAAAGTAGTacacgaacagccgaccagcttgcCGTTTCCGATATGATTGTTCCCAGGCGCCAGACCATAGATATCAGGATACCTCAATTTTGCGGCCTGTATTGTCACTAGCGTGATTCTCCATTTGTTTCTACTCCTCTTGTGGacaacctgatcaaaagtatccggagagcCCTACGTATTACGGAACTGACTACCAGCTGTCAGGAGAAGCAGATCCACCAGTATGAAACGAGGCTGGGAGTATTGATTTGTCAGAAAGAACATTTGAGTATGAAGTGGAAATGAGAAGGATGAACAGTAACTGAACTGGCACCAGGCAGACCTGATGTACTAATCAACAGGAACCGTCGAGGAGTGTGGTTGTCAGTCGTGAGTTTCAAATTGCTACCAACGGACAAGAAAGAACAATCACTCTGCGTAGGGACTTAAAAATAATGGGTTGAAATGGCCTAGCGCCTCCTCATAAGATACACATTTTAGTGCTAaggatgcttgaggtggtgtaaagagaaatggcgctggacagtggatgactggcaaCAAGTGATTCGGAGTGGTTAGTCATGGAAATCAGACGGAACGATTTGGGTACGGTGAACGCCAGAATAACGATTTCTGCCGTCAAATGTAGTGACAATACTGAAGTACAGAGCAGATACGGAGATGTATTTGGTGGTTAGGGTGAGGTGCCCATATTACGGTTAGGGAAACGCTTAATGTGAAAGGATACGAAACACATGGTACAGCAGTGTGTACTGAGTTCACAACCAAGTCTTCGAATGAATCACTTGTGAACTGGTTTGAATTCACGAGATCTAGGGACGTATGGCACTGTATGGCATTATCGTTTATTTTCAGAGATGCatacggggcctgaagatggcgtagtggaatgccgaaactggttgccgtcaagagaaaataaaataacttcttagtTACACCCTGTTGGCGAAATTCACTCGTATTGACAATTACTTTCTGGATGAGTTATAACATCGACATAACTAGAGACGCAGCGTCCAATATcagtagcttctgtgatttctgctCGTGGGGCAGAataagctgccattcctccacaggcaaTTAGATACCAACGCACACGctgtgcccaaactcttacgggacttggtagattaatctgcctcgagtaatgagtacgatgggcaaacatctattagacgCACTaccaatgtagtggtgtggacatgtcgggaatatgggtctcacggggagcgtgcaagggatacgtccctgcaggcgcactatccactgtgccctcggtggctcagatggcgccggcatggtatctcagcgtgttcggtcagagggtttagctaccctctgtaataaaaaaactgagtgaacggatcaacgaacaacctgaacaagtgtcatcggacgtccgccaagaACAAACTGAACGAACAATGTggaacaaaatgagacaaaaaaaaaaaaaggatggctagagcgtctgccatgtaagcaggagatcccgggttcgagtcccggtcggggcatacattttcaacatgtccccaattaaGTATATcatcgcctgtttgcagctagagtgTCCATTTCAATCAGATACGTCTTAAAAAGAGTCCCCAGCAGGGACCAAGCCGTCATGTTACTGTCCACTAAAAACtgctcggatacttttgattagatagagTATATTTTCCGTACTGCGTATTGATACCGGCCACACAGCTAGGCGGTAATCGATGACAGAGTGCACCGCGCAGAGTGgtcgctcggtttgaggcgccatgtcacgccaGAGTTTCGATTCCTTCCTCAGGCATGAAGGTGTGTGTTGTtgatagcgtaagtcagtttaagtaatgtgtaagtctagggaccgatgacctcagaagtttggtcccttaggaattcacacacattttatgacACGGCGGAGAGTGGCCATCATGTTTTGCCTTGTCAGTGTACGTACTGTAGGAAATGTTGTCTGTGGATAGATGGAGATCACATATGAAGGTTGCTCACTTCTAGTATACAATTACGCGGTGCGTAAGGGCTTGCTCTTCTGCCAAGGGCTGCGAAAGCACCTTCGCGACGAGTTGGGTCCGTTGGGCTACTGCTTGTCCCACACAAGTCCAGCCGGGGACAGACAGAGCTGTCTTACCGGACGACACAGCCTGCGGGCCGGACAGCGAGCAGCggtagcagcagcggcagcagcagcagcagtcgtaTGCGCACAGTGGAGGCTGTCAGCAGCACCTCGAGATGGGCGCACCGGGGAGGCGCGGGAGGCAACTTGAAACAACAGCGGGTCGCGCTCATTACCCACTCCGCGCGCGGCAACTTAAATAATTAAATGTGTTTGTCATCAGCAGGGCGCCGTCGCGCTGTCCCGTACGCAGTCACGCAcatacacacgcacgcgcgcgcgagcGCGAAAAGCGCGCGCACGTAAGCACGGCCTGCTTGACAGCAGACGGGAGGGAAGCGCAGGGAGCAGCCAGACAGAAATTATAATTCGGTGCCGCGCGGGCAGACGGCCGCCTACGTCACGGCGGGGGCGGATGCTGCTAGGTGGGAGGTGGCCCGGGGCCAGAAATGCTCCGCCTCCCAGGGCAGCTCTTGTTCAgtcgttgccgccgccgccgccgccgccgtcgtcctCGCTGCTACTGATGTCTCGCGGAGGAGGCGCTGCGCCTCGACTGATGGGTCCTATTAGTAGCAGAAAGATGCTCCACCAGCCGCGACCGCGAAGAGAGCAGCTGTGGGCGGCGTGTTGTAGACGGGGGCAAACGGTTGTCACGCAGCTGGTTCAAGCTACCACATATAAACCTAGCATCATCAGCAGCAACGCAGTTACATTTAGAGCGTAACATTGAAATACTTCCCAGGAAAAGGCAGCTAAGCCACCGAAAACATATTGCCTGACGGAAACAAGTAAAAGGCGCTGAGgtggaggaggaaaagaaatgaaactgagcAGGTTGAAAGTTGTAATGGTACCTGAATTACGTAACTATTACGGCACCtctcctcaacctctcgataccagcaatattctactgtgtttctgcaaatagttaacatatttctgtgacaacattcagatttgatttcattaatgtagaggttcaaaatggttgaaatggctctgagcactatgggactcaacttctgaggtcatcagtcccctaaacttagaactacttaaacctaactaacctaaggacatccatgcccgaggcaggattcgaacctgcgaccgtagcggtcgcgcggtaccaaactgtagcgcctagaaccactcggccacttcggccgccaatgtagaggtacttttgatacatcgatatgtgttgtgtacacagttccatgtagtcagcacatacacaactttcccactagagcgtgccccgctaagcacaacagcgcaggcgcagcgctcgtccatctccgcactacgagatggcgctgccttagagacggaccaaattctgcttccgccgatccgcatattaatatgtaatgcagccaatgagattgctgctaatgtagaaccttatctcctcatggatcacactcgcgtagtgatacctgaacgcgcgaggtattgtaacgagtgtacagacctctgattagtagtctgcatttgtctgcaccaatatgtaccagtctgcattagtctgcaccagtctatagtcaagtttcagtctgcacctaagaagattaccatattcctgtacatagccatgaaga
Encoded proteins:
- the LOC126419377 gene encoding uncharacterized protein LOC126419377; protein product: MERPPYCSEAAAAVGSAGELGAAQLTAALAAKAPSRRVGSVGLLLVPHKSSRGQTELSYRTTQPAGRTASSGSSSGSSSSSRMRTVEAVSSTSRWAHRGGAGGNLKQQRQTGGKRREQPDRNYNSVPRGQTAAYVTAGADAARWEVARGQKCSASQGSSCSVVAAAAAAAVVLAATDVSRRRRCASTDGSY